The proteins below come from a single Miscanthus floridulus cultivar M001 chromosome 1, ASM1932011v1, whole genome shotgun sequence genomic window:
- the LOC136476377 gene encoding YTH domain-containing protein ECT4-like isoform X2, which produces MATVAPAPTAADQTTNLLQKLSLESKDGSDAAKKPSGMPYGSAHAGDAQSVASQVDRSITPLLQEAMDPNFFYQPNAYASPAYYFPSGCDGSSNEWSSRYSGHEGMEMPPSVYGDMYHGYGYAPYGPYPSGSPVPTVGHDGQSYGSQQYQYPTQYYQQPTPTSAKYGVNGASSQPEPPSVASQQARVLVDATKATPNVGANGMTTAHNSSLPRKQTHLNVSVANNGSYGRGPMQGGGPSASNYGHSGVRSPTQWYDGPVYSNGHQIPTASSTSYCSNSSSTKSQSQRPTTNLMGIHAQMPSSGMGLTSPSYPSRMYPDNRLYGQYGQYGNTLKGGLGFGSNMYNSRNNGRWGVVDTKYKPRGRASFGFSGENQDGFTELNRGPRSGGFKHQKQFGPTVTIAVKGQALPSVGKQNSALPDKGQFNQEGFPLAYKDAKFFVIKSYSEDDVHKSIKYNVWASTPNGNKKLDAGYQEAQEKSSDCPVFLFFSVNTSGQFVGVAEMVGPVDFDKTVEYWQQDKWNGCFPLKWHIVKDVPNNILKHLTLDNNDNKPVTNSRDTQEVKLAQGLEMLKIFKELVTKTSILDDFAFYENRQKLMQEKRAKQQLLQGQGGDVSQEKDKDATNGKPGAQKQALSKEGTPAEAAANASKPVAESGISNGN; this is translated from the exons ATGGCGACAGTTGCTCCTGCCCCTACCGCTGCTGACC AAACCACCAATCTCCTGCAGAAGCTGTCCCTGGAGAGCAAGGATGGCTCCGACGCTGCCAAGAAG CCTTCTGGGATGCCATATGGATCTGCCCACGCTGGAGATGCACAGAGCGTTGCTTCGCAGGTGGATAGGTCGAtaacacctctactacaagaggCCATGGATCCTAACTTCTTCTACCAGCCCAATGCATATGCCTCTCCAGCCTATTACTTTCCTAGTG GTTGTGATGGCTCATCCAATGAATGGAGCTCAAGGTATTCTGGTCATGAAGGAATGGAGATGCCCCCT AGTGTGTACGGAGACATGTACCATGGATATGGCTATGCTCCATATGGCCCATATCCTTCGGGTTCTCCTGTACCAACTGTTGGGCATGATGGCCAGTCATATGGCTCTCAGCAATATCAGTACCCGACTCAATATTATCAGCAACCAACCCCAACAAGCGCAAAATATGGTGTAAATGGTGCCAGTTCTCAACCTGAACCGCCCTCCGTTGCCAGTCAGCAGGCAAGAGTTTTGGTAGATGCAACAAAAGCAACTCCAAACGTGGGTGCTAATGGTATGACAACTGCTCACAACAGTTCGCTGCCGCGTAAGCAAACCCACCTGAATGTGTCAGTAGCAAACAATGGTTCATATGGAAGAGGACCTATGCAAGGTGGTGGACCTTCTGCAAGCAATTATGGTCACAGCGGTGTTCGTTCTCCAACTCAATGGTATGATGGTCCAGTTTACTCGAATGGGCATCAGATACCAACTGCTAGTTCCACATCTTACTGTTCCAATTCATCTTCTACGAAAAGTCAGAGCCAGCGTCCAACAACAAACCTCATG GGTATACATGCACAGATGCCTTCTTCTGGAATGGGTCTGACCTCACCTAGCTATCCTTCTAGGATGTACCCGGACAACAGATTATATGGACAGTATGGTCAGTACGGGAACACACTGAAAGGTGGCCTTGGTTTTGGATCAAACATGTATAACTCGAGAAACAATGGGAGGTGGGGAGTCGTGGATACCAAATACAAGCCCAGAGGGCGTGCATCTTTTGGTTTTAGTGGTGAGAATCAAGATGGATTTACCGAGCTGAACAGAGGACCAAGGTCTGGTGGTTTCAAGCACCAAAAACAATTCGGGCCTACTGTCACTATTGCTGTGAAGGGCCAGGCCCTCCCTTCTGTGGGGAAACAGAACAGTGCTCTTCCAGACAAAGGCCAATTTAACCAGGAAGGATTTCCTTTAGCCTACAAGGATGCAAAGTTCTTTGTTATCAAATCATATAGTGAGGATGATGTGCACAAGAGTATAAAATACAATGTGTGGGCTAGCACACCTAATGGAAATAAGAAGCTGGATGCTGGGTACCAAGAGGCTCAGGAGAAATCCAGCGACTGCCCAGTGTTCTTGTTTTTCTCT GTGAACACAAGTGGTCAGTTTGTTGGTGTTGCTGAAATGGTTGGTCCTGTCGATTTTGATAAGACTGTGGAGTATTGGCAACAAGACAAGTGGAATGGTTGTTTTCCACTCAAGTGGCACATAGTCAAGGATGTGCCCAACAACATCTTGAAGCATCTTACACTGGATAACAATGATAATAAGCCTGTGACAAACAGCCGTGACACACAAGAG GTTAAGCTGGCACAAGGGCTTGAAATGTTGAAGATTTTCAAAGAACTTGTTACTAAAACATCAATTTTGGATGATTTTGCTTTTTACGAGAATCGCCAAAAGTTGATGCAGGAAAAGAGGGCAAAGCAGCAACTGCTTCAAGGCCAG GGGGGCGATGTTTCTCAAGAGAAGGACAAGGATGCGACTAATGGCAAACCAGGAGCACAGAAACAGGCATTGAGCAAGGAAGGCACTCCTGCTGAGGCGGCGGCGAATGCCTCCAAACCTGTAGCTGAAAGTGGCATATCAAATGGCAACTAA
- the LOC136476377 gene encoding YTH domain-containing protein ECT4-like isoform X1, with protein sequence MATVAPAPTAADQTTNLLQKLSLESKDGSDAAKKPSGMPYGSAHAGDAQSVASQVDRSITPLLQEAMDPNFFYQPNAYASPAYYFPSGCDGSSNEWSSRYSGHEGMEMPPQSVYGDMYHGYGYAPYGPYPSGSPVPTVGHDGQSYGSQQYQYPTQYYQQPTPTSAKYGVNGASSQPEPPSVASQQARVLVDATKATPNVGANGMTTAHNSSLPRKQTHLNVSVANNGSYGRGPMQGGGPSASNYGHSGVRSPTQWYDGPVYSNGHQIPTASSTSYCSNSSSTKSQSQRPTTNLMGIHAQMPSSGMGLTSPSYPSRMYPDNRLYGQYGQYGNTLKGGLGFGSNMYNSRNNGRWGVVDTKYKPRGRASFGFSGENQDGFTELNRGPRSGGFKHQKQFGPTVTIAVKGQALPSVGKQNSALPDKGQFNQEGFPLAYKDAKFFVIKSYSEDDVHKSIKYNVWASTPNGNKKLDAGYQEAQEKSSDCPVFLFFSVNTSGQFVGVAEMVGPVDFDKTVEYWQQDKWNGCFPLKWHIVKDVPNNILKHLTLDNNDNKPVTNSRDTQEVKLAQGLEMLKIFKELVTKTSILDDFAFYENRQKLMQEKRAKQQLLQGQGGDVSQEKDKDATNGKPGAQKQALSKEGTPAEAAANASKPVAESGISNGN encoded by the exons ATGGCGACAGTTGCTCCTGCCCCTACCGCTGCTGACC AAACCACCAATCTCCTGCAGAAGCTGTCCCTGGAGAGCAAGGATGGCTCCGACGCTGCCAAGAAG CCTTCTGGGATGCCATATGGATCTGCCCACGCTGGAGATGCACAGAGCGTTGCTTCGCAGGTGGATAGGTCGAtaacacctctactacaagaggCCATGGATCCTAACTTCTTCTACCAGCCCAATGCATATGCCTCTCCAGCCTATTACTTTCCTAGTG GTTGTGATGGCTCATCCAATGAATGGAGCTCAAGGTATTCTGGTCATGAAGGAATGGAGATGCCCCCT CAGAGTGTGTACGGAGACATGTACCATGGATATGGCTATGCTCCATATGGCCCATATCCTTCGGGTTCTCCTGTACCAACTGTTGGGCATGATGGCCAGTCATATGGCTCTCAGCAATATCAGTACCCGACTCAATATTATCAGCAACCAACCCCAACAAGCGCAAAATATGGTGTAAATGGTGCCAGTTCTCAACCTGAACCGCCCTCCGTTGCCAGTCAGCAGGCAAGAGTTTTGGTAGATGCAACAAAAGCAACTCCAAACGTGGGTGCTAATGGTATGACAACTGCTCACAACAGTTCGCTGCCGCGTAAGCAAACCCACCTGAATGTGTCAGTAGCAAACAATGGTTCATATGGAAGAGGACCTATGCAAGGTGGTGGACCTTCTGCAAGCAATTATGGTCACAGCGGTGTTCGTTCTCCAACTCAATGGTATGATGGTCCAGTTTACTCGAATGGGCATCAGATACCAACTGCTAGTTCCACATCTTACTGTTCCAATTCATCTTCTACGAAAAGTCAGAGCCAGCGTCCAACAACAAACCTCATG GGTATACATGCACAGATGCCTTCTTCTGGAATGGGTCTGACCTCACCTAGCTATCCTTCTAGGATGTACCCGGACAACAGATTATATGGACAGTATGGTCAGTACGGGAACACACTGAAAGGTGGCCTTGGTTTTGGATCAAACATGTATAACTCGAGAAACAATGGGAGGTGGGGAGTCGTGGATACCAAATACAAGCCCAGAGGGCGTGCATCTTTTGGTTTTAGTGGTGAGAATCAAGATGGATTTACCGAGCTGAACAGAGGACCAAGGTCTGGTGGTTTCAAGCACCAAAAACAATTCGGGCCTACTGTCACTATTGCTGTGAAGGGCCAGGCCCTCCCTTCTGTGGGGAAACAGAACAGTGCTCTTCCAGACAAAGGCCAATTTAACCAGGAAGGATTTCCTTTAGCCTACAAGGATGCAAAGTTCTTTGTTATCAAATCATATAGTGAGGATGATGTGCACAAGAGTATAAAATACAATGTGTGGGCTAGCACACCTAATGGAAATAAGAAGCTGGATGCTGGGTACCAAGAGGCTCAGGAGAAATCCAGCGACTGCCCAGTGTTCTTGTTTTTCTCT GTGAACACAAGTGGTCAGTTTGTTGGTGTTGCTGAAATGGTTGGTCCTGTCGATTTTGATAAGACTGTGGAGTATTGGCAACAAGACAAGTGGAATGGTTGTTTTCCACTCAAGTGGCACATAGTCAAGGATGTGCCCAACAACATCTTGAAGCATCTTACACTGGATAACAATGATAATAAGCCTGTGACAAACAGCCGTGACACACAAGAG GTTAAGCTGGCACAAGGGCTTGAAATGTTGAAGATTTTCAAAGAACTTGTTACTAAAACATCAATTTTGGATGATTTTGCTTTTTACGAGAATCGCCAAAAGTTGATGCAGGAAAAGAGGGCAAAGCAGCAACTGCTTCAAGGCCAG GGGGGCGATGTTTCTCAAGAGAAGGACAAGGATGCGACTAATGGCAAACCAGGAGCACAGAAACAGGCATTGAGCAAGGAAGGCACTCCTGCTGAGGCGGCGGCGAATGCCTCCAAACCTGTAGCTGAAAGTGGCATATCAAATGGCAACTAA